The proteins below are encoded in one region of Cololabis saira isolate AMF1-May2022 chromosome 21, fColSai1.1, whole genome shotgun sequence:
- the LOC133422431 gene encoding uncharacterized protein LOC133422431 isoform X1, with protein MLDSVVENTSTSPTDELDVKTTMSAVTVSMSAAWLKIAIFVCLSYIARTDGGTKKVIWKEAGESITIECSSSQPQESMYLYTGLYKSVELVFISPPKVTVTNHIKARVQTYIEFPKISVLIKNLTVNDTGTYWCVYMNYINLKEVRVEGDGSLLLVVTGKKGAPTVATVTQQCEPLLQGLLTGALVISGVVTLCVVVACCGWIIFKKKPPCTTQTRQSKRAVGNDVYEDMRGTLRR; from the exons ATGCTAGACAGTGTGGTTGAAAACACGAGCACATCTCCTACTGATGAGTTAGATGTGAAGACAACCATGTCAGCTGTCACTGTCAGCATGTCTGCTGCCTGGCTGAAGATTGCAATCTTTGTGTGCCTCTCTTACATAGCACGGACTGATGGAG gGACAAAAAAAGTTATATGGAAAGAAGCTGGAGAAAGCATCACTATCGAGTGCAGTTCCTCTCAACCCCAAGAGTCCATGTATTTGTACACAGGTCTCTATAAAAGCGTTGAGCTCGTGTTCATAAGCCCACCAAAAGTTACTGTTACTAATCACATCAAAGCAAGAGTTCAGACGTACATAGAATTTCCCAAAATTAGTGTTCTCATCAAAAACTTGACTGTTAACGACACGGGAACATACTGGTGTGTGTACATGAATTACATCAACCTAAAGGAGGTACGAGTTGAAGGTGATGGATCGCTTCTTTTGGTGGTAACAG ggaaaaaaggagccCCGACGGTTGCGACGGTGACGCAGCAGTGCGAGCCGCTCCTGCAGGGTCTGCTGACGGGGGCTCTGGTGATCAGTGGGGTCGTGACATTGTGCGTCGTCGTTGCCTGTTGCGGTTGGATCATCTTCAAG AAGAAGCCCCCTTGCACCACACAGACAAGACAGTCAAAGCGTGCCGTCGGCAATGATGTTTATGAAGACATGCGTGGAACTCTCAGACGCTGA
- the LOC133422431 gene encoding uncharacterized protein LOC133422431 isoform X2, producing MLDSVVENTSTSPTDELDVKTTMSAVTVSMSAAWLKIAIFVCLSYIARTDGGTKKVIWKEAGESITIECSSSQPQESMYLYTGLYKSVELVFISPPKVTVTNHIKARVQTYIEFPKISVLIKNLTVNDTGTYWCVYMNYINLKEVRVEGDGSLLLVVTGKKGAPTVATVTQQCEPLLQGLLTGALVISGVVTLCVVVACCGWIIFKKPPCTTQTRQSKRAVGNDVYEDMRGTLRR from the exons ATGCTAGACAGTGTGGTTGAAAACACGAGCACATCTCCTACTGATGAGTTAGATGTGAAGACAACCATGTCAGCTGTCACTGTCAGCATGTCTGCTGCCTGGCTGAAGATTGCAATCTTTGTGTGCCTCTCTTACATAGCACGGACTGATGGAG gGACAAAAAAAGTTATATGGAAAGAAGCTGGAGAAAGCATCACTATCGAGTGCAGTTCCTCTCAACCCCAAGAGTCCATGTATTTGTACACAGGTCTCTATAAAAGCGTTGAGCTCGTGTTCATAAGCCCACCAAAAGTTACTGTTACTAATCACATCAAAGCAAGAGTTCAGACGTACATAGAATTTCCCAAAATTAGTGTTCTCATCAAAAACTTGACTGTTAACGACACGGGAACATACTGGTGTGTGTACATGAATTACATCAACCTAAAGGAGGTACGAGTTGAAGGTGATGGATCGCTTCTTTTGGTGGTAACAG ggaaaaaaggagccCCGACGGTTGCGACGGTGACGCAGCAGTGCGAGCCGCTCCTGCAGGGTCTGCTGACGGGGGCTCTGGTGATCAGTGGGGTCGTGACATTGTGCGTCGTCGTTGCCTGTTGCGGTTGGATCATCTTCAAG AAGCCCCCTTGCACCACACAGACAAGACAGTCAAAGCGTGCCGTCGGCAATGATGTTTATGAAGACATGCGTGGAACTCTCAGACGCTGA
- the sumo2b gene encoding small ubiquitin-related modifier 2 has translation MADEKPKEGVKTENNEHINLKVAGQDGSVVQFKIKRHTPLIKLMKAYCERQGLSMRQIRFRFDGQPINETDTPAQLEMEDEDTIDVFQQQTGGLI, from the exons ATGGCTGATGAAAAACCAAAG GAGGGAGTGAAGACGGAAAACAACGAACACATAAATCTGAAAGTTGCAGGTCAGGATGGATCTgttgtacaatttaaaataaaacgaCACACGCCGCTCATCAAACTCATGAAGGCCTACTGCGAGAGACAG GGACTGTCAATGAGGCAAATCAGATTCCGATTTGACGGACAGCCAATAAATGAGACAGACACACCGGCACAG TTGGAAATGGAAGATGAGGATACAATTGACGTGTTTCAACAACAGACGGGAGGCCTGATTTAA
- the nup85 gene encoding nuclear pore complex protein Nup85, giving the protein MEEVDVEPAVTNIPAVRPRKHMGFAWGPGNIFVYETLYKASGASGSGSPFIHEVRKDEDIYSPILRKLFNESHHIFVGLQTIGDDIPSKSKKPQFVSISKNYRSVIRACMEELQQVAVSTKDKEMATQYGNQVSILLAIELIWNLCEVLFIDAAPAGSLLLHLLDWVRLHRADVDEKAREVLQSDSPAEHHDYWDVVVSYVLQGRLDEVRQMLVKQATLRPAARNMYKLMDNLLSKMPFYNPGGAQTLTEFDVKWRHWHEEVDRCLQDNSFASSQHLERVCKILLGDEDTLLEHRDLLGTWYHFLVTRLLFCHPTVKPTELHYYAQSCMTMFLDSRSVPEPLDSILLAAFEFDIHQVIKDCSIALNNWWFVAHLTDLLDHCKLLQSHNLHFGSNLREFLLLEYASGLFTHHSLWQLAVDYFDHCPEFGRVYLELQMERVPLDTERKALKVLRICEQRQMSEQVRSICKIMAMRALRNNRLGSALSWSIRAKDAAFATLISERFLQDYCARGAFSDLDLIDNLGSAMLLSDRLTFLGKYREFHKLYGEKHFREAAKLLLSLMTAKIAPRSFWMTLLTDALPLLEQKEVIFSAEQTYELMFCLEELTSSLNAPAPGTDTPMQEEDIEQTKVELLRLALARNLATAIVKEGTVET; this is encoded by the exons ATGGAGGAAGTAGACGTTGAGCCTGCAGTTACT AACATTCCTGCAGTCAGACCCAGGAAGCATATGGGATTTGCATGGGGCCCTGGGAATATCTTTGTATACGAGACGCTATACAAAGCCTCAG GTGCTTCTGGATCTGGTAGTCCCTTCATCCACGAAGTCAGGAAAGATGAGGACATATATTCCCCCATTTTACGCAAACTTTTTAACGAGTCACATCACATCTTTGTTGGGTTGCAAACAATAGGAGATGACATCCCAAGCAAGAGCAAAAAACCCCA ATTTGTGAGCATCAGTAAAAACTATAGATCTGTGATCCGAGCATGTATGGAGGAGCTTCAGCAGGTTGCAG TGTCGACAAAAGATAAAGAGATGGCCACACAATATGGAAATCAG GTGTCAATTCTTCTGGCCATTGAACTGATCTGGAATCTTTGTGAAGTGCTTTTCATTGATGCTGCACCTG CGGGCTCTCTCTTGCTTCACCTTTTGGACTGGGTGCGGCTACACAGGGCTGATGTGGATGAGAAGGCCAGAGAAGTGCTTCAAAGTGACAGCCCTGCTGAGCACCATGACTACTGGGATGTG GTGGTGAGTTACGTGCTGCAGGGCAGACTGGATGAAGTCAGGCAGATGCTGGTGAAACAGGCCACCCTTCGGCCTGCTGCCAGGAACATGTACAAGCTGATGGACAACTTACTCAGCAAGATGCCCTTCTACAAT CCTGGTGGCGCTCAAACGCTGACGGAGTTTGATGTGAAGTGGAGGCACTGGCATGAGGAGGTGGACCGTTGCCTGCAGGACAACTCATTTGCCAGCAGCCAACACTTGGAGCGCGTCTGCAAG attctgCTGGGTGATGAGGATACTTTGCTGGAGCACAGAGACCTGCTCGGTACCTGGTATCACTTCCTCGTCACAAGACTGCTCTTTTGCCACCCCACTGTTAAACCCACTGAATTACATTACTACGCTCAG TCTTGCATGACTATGTTCCTGGACTCGAGGAGTGTACCAGAGCCCCTGGACAGCATCTTACTGGCTGCCTTTGAGTTTGACATCCATCAGGTCATCAAGGACTGCAG CATTGCTCTCAACAACTGGTGGTTTGTGGCTCATTTAACCGACctgctggatcactgcaaaCTTCTCCAGTCTCACAATCTGCA cTTCGGCTCCAACCTGAGAGAGTTTCTCCTGTTAGAATATGCTTCTGGTCTCTTCACTCATCATAG TCTTTGGCAGTTGGCCGTGGATTACTTTGACCACTGCCCGGAGTTTGGCCGTGTCTACCTGGAGCTGCAGATGGAACGAGTCCCCTTAGACACGGAGCGCAAAGCTCTGAAGGTGCTGCGGATTTGCGAGCAGAGGCAAATGTCAGAGCAAG TGCGAAGTATTTGTAAGATCATGGCGATGAGGGCTCTGAGGAACAACAGACTGGGTTCTGCTCTCTCCTGGAGCATCAGGGCCAAAGATGCTGCCTTTGCCACCCTCATCTCAGAGAG GTTCTTACAGGATTACTGCGCCAGAGGAGCCTTCTCTGATCTGGATTTGATCGACAATTTGGGTTCAGCGATGCTGCTCAGTGACAGACTCACTTTTCTGG GGAAGTACCGCGAGTTCCACAAGCTGTACGGAGAAAAGCATTTCAGAGAGGCTGCAaagctgctcctctccctcatGACGGCCAAGATTGCCCCCCGAAGCTTCTGGATGACTCTGCTAACCGATGCTCTACCGCTGCTGGAGCAGAAGGAG GTGATCTTCTCTGCAGAGCAGACCTATGAGCTGATGTTCTGTTTAGAGGAACTCACCTCCTCGCTGAACGCTCCTGCTCCGGGGACGGACACACCCATGCAG GAGGAAGACATCGAGCAGACCAAGGTGGAGCTGCTGAGACTCGCGCTGGCCAGAAATCTGGCCACGGCAATCGTCAAGGAGGGAACAGTGGAAACATGA
- the LOC133421693 gene encoding jupiter microtubule associated homolog 1-like, whose product MTTTTTFQGMDPGAKSSSRVLRPPGGDSSITFGTDGNTSPRKDKMASNIFAEPDDPHAHRRNNPPTGAPTGTLCGEPSAPLRRCQQPLLFPKNPQPELTTIHNSGAAMVWNQRREVENGEEQARDECPEDEEEPEEQVQGESSQPPAPSGGANAAAGGRRNPPGGKSSLILG is encoded by the exons ATGACCACGACAACGACGTTTCAAGGAATGGACCCTGGTGCTAAAAGCAGCTCCAG GGTACTACGACCGCCTGGTGGGGACTCCAGCATCACCTTTGGTACCGATGGCAACACAAGCCCCCGCAAGGACAAGATGGCCTCTAACATCTTTGCAGAACCTGACGACCCTCATGCTCATCGGAGGAACAACCCACCCA CTGGGGCGCCCACGGGAACCCTGTGTGGGGAGCCCTCTGCCCCTCTGAGGCGGTGTCAGCAGCCTCTCCTCTTCCCCAAAAACCCTCAGCCGGAACTGACCACCATCCACAACTCTGGGGCCGCCATGGTCTGGAACCAGAGACGAGAG GTTGAGAATGGagaagagcaagcaagagatg AATGTCCCGAAGACGAGGAGGAGCCGGAGGAGCAGGTGCAGGGGGAGTCGTCACAGCCCCCTGCACCCTCGGGAGGTGCCAATGCCGCCGCAGGCGGCCGGAGAAACCCTCCTGGTGGCAAGTCCAGCCTCATCCTGGGTTGA